Proteins encoded together in one Chthonomonadales bacterium window:
- a CDS encoding DUF1559 domain-containing protein encodes MRTSYKRRAFTLIELLVVIAIIAILAAILFPVFAQAREKARSISCVSNVKQLGLAVAMYVQDFDEAFAGGSTHLGGNPGDCYGHRWWFDMIQPYVKNHELKNCPSERVRVPFFDPSAGIADVPGTGCDSASTGRYYSSYSWNVIICWIDGANNMGSFGCVSPLRYSGIGRGTALAAIVRPSEVIELMDTADGWIETWADNMTDLARSREGLPYRRHTEGFNAAYVDGHAKWSRRRSTKLHNWVIQEVSAADDALL; translated from the coding sequence GTGCGCACCTCGTACAAACGCCGTGCCTTCACCCTCATCGAGCTGCTCGTGGTCATCGCTATCATCGCGATACTGGCCGCCATCCTCTTCCCGGTCTTCGCGCAGGCACGGGAGAAGGCTCGCAGCATCTCGTGCGTCTCCAACGTCAAGCAGCTCGGACTGGCCGTCGCCATGTACGTGCAGGACTTCGACGAGGCCTTCGCCGGCGGAAGCACCCACCTGGGCGGCAACCCCGGCGACTGCTACGGCCACCGCTGGTGGTTCGACATGATCCAGCCCTACGTCAAGAACCATGAGCTGAAGAACTGTCCCTCCGAGCGCGTCCGCGTGCCGTTCTTCGACCCGAGCGCCGGTATCGCCGACGTCCCGGGAACCGGCTGCGACAGCGCCTCGACCGGGCGCTACTACTCCAGCTATAGCTGGAACGTGATCATCTGCTGGATCGACGGCGCCAACAACATGGGCAGCTTCGGGTGTGTCTCGCCGCTGAGGTATTCCGGCATCGGCCGCGGCACCGCCCTGGCCGCCATCGTTCGTCCCTCCGAGGTGATCGAGTTGATGGACACGGCCGACGGCTGGATCGAGACCTGGGCCGACAACATGACGGACCTGGCGCGCAGCCGCGAGGGCCTGCCCTACCGCCGCCACACCGAGGGGTTCAACGCCGCCTACGTCGACGGGCACGCCAAGTGGAGCCGTCGCCGCAGCACGAAGTTGCACAACTGGGTGATCCAGGAGGTTTCCGCCGCGGACGACGCGCTGCTCTAA
- a CDS encoding DUF4838 domain-containing protein encodes MRTSGAAGLTMAVCALLATHGARAAEVASMRLAEEGRSRVCVVVEGSPGEIVRAAAEDLRRCLSRAIGAEIAIADAAEPAPTPLAIHVATRRGPEVEGLSRDGCLLRTQGRVLLIAGATDVGASNGVYTFLTEHVGVRWLAPDPLYEVIPERPDLALPRLNRKRSPDFRYRMLVGVPGQAGRDWERRNRQDVDDRGIARFGFGHNVHTFLSPEVYGKEHPEYFAMIDGRRKVPLKGGWDSTNPCFTNPAVIAIAAEAATRYFRVNPERDTFPVSINDTADHCRCPRCAELDAGLPPGQGGVDAFSGSYFHFVAEVAKRVARTNPGKYVGCFPYWPVYPLPPRMPRLPDNVVIQLTQDSGQQHDARYRRAERAHWVAWAGKVSTIGRYDYYDLGWLTPRCFPHLAAADIKFLRAHGCDGFYCGIAPNWSVLGPQVYVAARLLWDASLNPDRLLDDYCGALFGPAAPEMRRFYAVLERYWMQPRPARWFEGLAGITSELTIVNGPMVEEARQCLARARRAVSGVALRRVEDVEARFRLPYLLVKMQAEARALAERPVQSRADLDALAGDIVAVLSLMPEARATYERDWQPDPNYSASYYGPESVRGRLRDWAHERDRWLRTAVGRARSFVATLPSGERDAAWQSFRAALLAADPALGAAALARDLRAEFDRSDAADHDGRGGSESLNTNGELAWGESYRLIAYMEMYRATGDRDYLRRLVAHFDRVLSNRDDALGKVDAYAGRPLAGWGSERYSDGKWHVWIVHTGMILAGPAEFVSVVGHDAALRGEFGSKAAEYSARIAESIGDADAAWRTGPEPDEGWYFGAHPGKLLPLNQQNALGVVLLQMYRATGNPAYRDKVERLARFFHRRLRYPHSDYYDWAYWPGEHDDGRGSEDISHAGINVQFAAECAADGIVFTRSDAVRLARTWLQMVRRPDGTWAGTVGGTGDGAPYMPFSAGNWLVLSPLIPDHLAARLYGDALGAFAEQPTHGPGELLGIARLLRLAQPSAAPRDGRS; translated from the coding sequence ATGCGCACGAGTGGCGCGGCGGGGCTGACGATGGCGGTCTGCGCGCTCCTCGCCACGCACGGCGCGCGCGCGGCGGAGGTCGCGAGCATGCGGCTGGCGGAGGAAGGAAGGTCGCGCGTCTGCGTGGTCGTGGAGGGGAGTCCGGGCGAGATCGTGCGCGCCGCCGCCGAGGACCTGCGGCGCTGCCTGAGCCGCGCCATCGGCGCCGAGATCGCCATCGCAGACGCCGCCGAACCGGCCCCCACGCCGCTCGCCATCCACGTCGCAACCCGCCGCGGACCCGAGGTCGAGGGCCTTTCGCGCGACGGATGCCTCCTCAGAACCCAGGGCCGCGTCCTGCTGATCGCCGGAGCCACGGATGTGGGCGCCTCCAACGGGGTCTACACCTTCCTCACCGAGCACGTCGGCGTGCGCTGGCTTGCGCCGGACCCGCTCTACGAGGTTATCCCCGAGCGGCCCGACCTGGCGCTGCCCCGCCTCAACCGCAAACGCAGCCCCGACTTTCGCTACCGCATGCTCGTGGGCGTGCCGGGCCAGGCCGGCCGCGACTGGGAGCGCCGCAACCGCCAGGATGTGGACGACCGCGGCATCGCGCGCTTCGGCTTCGGCCACAACGTGCACACCTTCCTCTCGCCGGAGGTCTACGGCAAGGAGCACCCCGAGTACTTCGCGATGATCGACGGGCGGCGCAAGGTGCCCCTCAAGGGCGGATGGGACAGCACCAACCCGTGTTTCACGAACCCGGCCGTCATCGCGATCGCCGCCGAGGCCGCAACGCGGTACTTCCGTGTGAACCCCGAGCGCGACACCTTCCCGGTGAGCATCAACGACACCGCCGACCACTGCCGCTGCCCCCGGTGCGCCGAACTCGACGCCGGACTGCCACCCGGCCAGGGCGGCGTGGACGCGTTCTCTGGCAGCTACTTCCACTTCGTGGCCGAGGTCGCGAAGCGAGTCGCGAGGACGAACCCTGGCAAGTACGTCGGCTGCTTCCCGTACTGGCCGGTCTACCCGCTACCGCCGCGCATGCCGCGCCTCCCCGACAACGTGGTCATCCAGCTCACCCAGGACAGCGGCCAACAGCACGACGCGCGCTATCGACGCGCCGAGCGCGCCCACTGGGTCGCCTGGGCCGGCAAGGTCTCCACCATCGGGCGCTACGACTACTACGACCTGGGCTGGTTGACGCCCCGCTGCTTTCCGCATTTGGCCGCCGCGGACATCAAGTTCTTGCGCGCCCACGGCTGCGACGGCTTCTACTGTGGCATCGCGCCCAACTGGAGCGTGCTCGGGCCCCAGGTCTACGTGGCCGCGCGCCTGCTCTGGGACGCGAGCCTGAACCCGGACCGGCTGCTCGACGACTACTGCGGCGCCCTGTTCGGCCCGGCGGCGCCCGAGATGCGCCGGTTCTACGCGGTGCTCGAGCGCTACTGGATGCAGCCGCGCCCGGCCCGGTGGTTCGAGGGCCTGGCGGGCATCACCTCAGAGCTGACCATCGTCAACGGGCCCATGGTCGAGGAGGCGCGGCAGTGTCTGGCTCGGGCCCGCCGCGCCGTCTCCGGCGTCGCGCTGCGGCGCGTGGAGGACGTGGAGGCGCGCTTTCGCCTGCCCTACCTGCTGGTAAAGATGCAGGCGGAGGCCCGCGCCCTCGCGGAGCGCCCCGTCCAGAGCCGCGCCGACCTGGACGCGCTCGCCGGCGACATCGTGGCCGTGCTCTCCCTGATGCCGGAGGCGCGCGCGACCTACGAGCGCGACTGGCAGCCGGACCCCAACTACAGCGCCTCCTACTACGGCCCCGAGAGCGTCCGTGGCCGTTTGCGCGACTGGGCCCATGAGCGCGATCGCTGGCTGCGAACCGCCGTGGGCAGGGCAAGGTCCTTCGTCGCCACGCTGCCGAGCGGCGAGCGCGACGCGGCCTGGCAGTCCTTCCGCGCCGCGCTGCTCGCCGCGGACCCGGCACTGGGCGCGGCGGCGCTGGCGCGCGACCTTCGCGCCGAGTTCGACCGAAGCGATGCGGCGGACCACGACGGCCGAGGTGGGTCCGAGAGCCTGAACACGAACGGGGAGCTGGCCTGGGGCGAGAGCTATCGCCTGATCGCCTACATGGAGATGTACCGCGCCACCGGCGACCGCGACTACCTTCGGCGCCTGGTGGCGCACTTCGACCGCGTGCTCAGCAACCGCGACGACGCGCTGGGCAAGGTGGACGCCTACGCGGGCAGGCCGCTCGCCGGCTGGGGCTCCGAGCGCTACTCGGACGGCAAGTGGCACGTGTGGATCGTGCACACGGGGATGATCCTGGCGGGCCCCGCCGAGTTCGTGAGCGTTGTCGGCCACGACGCGGCGCTGCGCGGCGAGTTCGGATCGAAGGCGGCCGAGTACAGCGCGCGCATCGCCGAGAGCATCGGCGACGCCGATGCCGCGTGGCGCACGGGCCCGGAGCCCGACGAGGGCTGGTACTTCGGCGCCCACCCGGGCAAGCTCCTGCCGCTCAACCAGCAGAACGCCCTCGGCGTGGTGCTGTTGCAGATGTACCGCGCCACCGGCAACCCCGCGTACCGCGACAAGGTAGAGCGCCTGGCGCGCTTCTTCCATCGCCGCCTGCGCTACCCGCACTCCGACTACTACGACTGGGCGTACTGGCCGGGCGAGCACGACGACGGCCGGGGAAGCGAGGACATCTCGCACGCGGGCATCAACGTTCAGTTCGCCGCGGAATGCGCGGCCGACGGCATCGTCTTCACGCGCTCGGACGCGGTGCGCCTGGCCCGCACCTGGCTGCAGATGGTGCGGCGCCCGGACGGCACGTGGGCCGGCACCGTCGGAGGCACGGGCGACGGCGCGCCGTATATGCCCTTCTCCGCCGGCAACTGGCTCGTCCTCTCGCCGCTGATCCCGGACCACCTGGCCGCGCGCCTCTACGGCGACGCGCTGGGCGCGTTCGCGGAGCAGCCAACGCACGGCCCAGGCGAGCTGCTCGGCATCGCGCGCCTGCTGCGGCTGGCACAGCCCTCCGCCGCCCCGCGCGACGGGCGGTCCTGA
- a CDS encoding pirin family protein, with translation MSIRPVKRLSRARPTVEGAGVRLRRAFGFGDTSEVDPFLLLDDFRNDVPDDYLAGFPWHPHRGIETITYVLAGSVEHGDSMGNRGVITMGDVQWMTAGRGIIHQEMPQGDAAGRMHGFQLWANLPSALKMTAPRYQEVKGPEIPVVTEDDGTRARVVCGSFWGAQGPVDGIASDPIYLDVSVPPGVRRKLPIDTRRHAFAYVFAGSGRFCNASAPLAVPTEGVGWSDVTPPTEADNRSLVLFDAGDEVEVQAGDEGVRFLLVSGRPLREPVTWYGPIVMNTQEQLRRAFAQLQEGTFLKQE, from the coding sequence ATGTCCATACGACCGGTCAAGAGGCTCTCCAGGGCCAGGCCCACCGTCGAGGGCGCCGGAGTGCGCCTGCGGCGCGCGTTCGGCTTCGGCGACACATCCGAGGTGGACCCCTTCCTGCTGCTGGACGATTTTCGCAACGACGTGCCAGACGACTACCTGGCCGGCTTTCCCTGGCACCCGCACCGCGGGATCGAGACCATCACCTACGTCCTGGCCGGCAGCGTGGAGCACGGAGACAGCATGGGCAACCGCGGCGTCATCACCATGGGCGACGTGCAGTGGATGACGGCCGGACGCGGCATCATTCACCAGGAGATGCCCCAGGGCGACGCGGCGGGGCGGATGCACGGCTTCCAGCTCTGGGCCAACCTGCCTTCGGCCCTCAAGATGACGGCGCCGCGCTACCAGGAGGTGAAGGGACCTGAGATCCCCGTGGTGACGGAGGACGACGGCACCCGGGCGCGCGTGGTGTGCGGCAGCTTCTGGGGCGCGCAGGGCCCGGTGGATGGCATCGCCTCCGATCCGATCTACCTGGACGTGTCGGTGCCGCCGGGGGTGCGTCGCAAGCTGCCGATCGACACGCGGCGCCACGCCTTCGCCTACGTGTTCGCCGGGTCGGGCCGCTTCTGCAACGCCTCGGCGCCTCTCGCCGTGCCGACGGAGGGGGTGGGCTGGTCCGACGTCACGCCGCCGACCGAGGCCGACAACCGCTCGCTCGTGCTCTTCGACGCCGGCGACGAGGTGGAGGTGCAGGCCGGGGACGAGGGAGTACGCTTCCTGCTGGTCTCCGGCCGGCCGCTGCGGGAGCCGGTGACCTGGTACGGCCCGATCGTGATGAACACGCAGGAGCAGCTCCGGCGGGCATTCGCCCAGCTCCAGGAGGGCACCTTCCTGAAGCAGGAGTGA
- a CDS encoding glycoside hydrolase family 9 protein, with translation MRPALVLLLLAPWTAGLGAPAVADGPVGPPNRYGLRCARGLDARTVRLTFGPSFVKRVAERPETYRIVCRADPAYRVGLRALAARCSAAPDDAPPAGWRGRRYGRNAVLLTLPRPMRPGLRYAVQTLGSGGQPVTGGRAAAWIAPMSDAEERRAAADGGLGVRAMEILAPTVVRLTVGDSFDAARFDGHPESIVLRSGDDAAFRGGRAAVRVGRASRGDCFQTDGWPYGHFLVHEVFAEFDKPLREGRAYTLDLNARTPLTSGSPRASLRVDSRATTNPAIKVNQIGYLPDVPRRYAYLGAWMGSLGALDYGSPPRFEVRDAVSHAVLLRGTARLRHRAGERAEGPYHEDLSGENVCEMDLAGLNRPGRYYLALPGMGRSYNFRVASDVYAGPFRVMMAGVLHQRCGIEMRPPYSAHYRPACHRSRTELTDLPRGSEADAFRELPRHVIDPTKRDRFGGHHDAGDYNPRSHLDVAELAFLAYETNPGAFFDGQLRVPEAGNGIPDVLDEGRWALDLWVRLQEADGGVRNGTESDGDPDMTTLAEEDTRRDFAFASDAVGSLRFAASAAQAALLWGGLGREADARSLLARAVRAWNWAAAHGADRQPDALALAAAQLYRLTGKPVYRDAFERHSVFASRPDAELDVWQQYDQRDASFWYAFCRRPVDPELKRRILAAFRRRMDDWERWGQTEAYRRLRNPWAPNTWGTGGHPIWLVDAVEAGVLLRDPAIRSWMALTCDWALGCNPMGTVFTTRLGQRSIREPLHIFSRYSPAGPIPGIQSEGPSPRTGGERATSSMSTWIGAMLYPAGAWPPLQTYSDVGLVPEMNEGIVSNQMKSAVAYAALLPGRPTARSAR, from the coding sequence ATGCGACCCGCCCTCGTGCTGCTCCTCCTGGCCCCCTGGACGGCCGGTCTCGGCGCGCCCGCGGTGGCCGACGGCCCCGTCGGACCGCCAAACCGCTACGGCCTGCGGTGCGCGCGCGGCCTCGATGCGCGCACCGTGCGGCTGACCTTCGGACCGAGCTTCGTGAAGCGCGTCGCCGAGCGGCCGGAGACCTACCGCATCGTCTGCCGGGCCGACCCCGCCTACCGCGTCGGCCTGCGCGCCCTGGCCGCGCGCTGCTCGGCCGCCCCGGACGACGCCCCGCCGGCCGGGTGGCGCGGCCGGCGCTACGGGCGCAACGCCGTGCTCCTGACCCTGCCTCGCCCCATGCGCCCCGGCCTGCGCTACGCCGTGCAGACGCTCGGCTCGGGCGGCCAGCCCGTCACCGGCGGCCGGGCCGCCGCATGGATCGCACCGATGAGCGACGCCGAGGAGCGCCGCGCGGCCGCCGATGGCGGGCTCGGCGTGCGCGCCATGGAGATCCTGGCCCCGACCGTCGTGCGGTTGACGGTAGGCGACAGCTTCGACGCGGCGCGCTTCGACGGCCACCCCGAGAGCATCGTCCTGCGCAGCGGCGACGACGCGGCGTTCCGCGGCGGGCGCGCGGCCGTGCGCGTCGGGCGCGCATCGCGCGGCGACTGCTTCCAGACAGATGGATGGCCCTACGGCCACTTCCTGGTGCACGAGGTCTTCGCGGAGTTCGACAAGCCGCTGCGCGAGGGCCGCGCCTACACGCTCGACCTGAACGCCCGGACGCCGCTCACGAGCGGCTCGCCGCGCGCCAGCCTCCGCGTGGATAGCCGCGCCACGACCAACCCGGCCATCAAGGTGAACCAGATAGGCTACCTGCCGGACGTGCCGCGAAGGTACGCCTACCTGGGGGCCTGGATGGGGTCGCTCGGCGCGCTCGACTACGGCTCGCCGCCGCGCTTCGAGGTGCGCGACGCCGTCTCGCACGCCGTGCTGCTTCGCGGCACGGCCCGCCTGCGCCACCGCGCCGGGGAGCGCGCCGAAGGCCCTTACCACGAGGACCTCTCCGGCGAAAACGTCTGCGAGATGGACCTGGCCGGCCTCAACCGCCCGGGCCGCTACTACCTTGCCCTGCCGGGCATGGGCCGCTCCTACAACTTTCGTGTGGCCTCCGATGTCTACGCCGGCCCCTTCCGCGTGATGATGGCGGGTGTGCTGCACCAGCGCTGCGGCATCGAGATGAGGCCGCCCTACTCCGCGCACTACCGCCCGGCCTGTCATCGGAGCCGCACGGAGCTGACGGACCTGCCGCGCGGCAGCGAGGCGGACGCCTTCCGCGAGCTCCCTCGCCACGTCATCGACCCCACGAAGCGCGACCGGTTCGGCGGCCACCACGACGCCGGCGACTACAACCCGCGCTCGCACCTCGACGTGGCAGAGCTCGCCTTCCTGGCCTACGAGACGAACCCTGGCGCCTTCTTCGACGGCCAGCTGCGCGTGCCCGAGGCCGGCAACGGCATCCCCGACGTTCTGGACGAAGGGCGCTGGGCGCTCGACCTGTGGGTGCGGCTCCAGGAAGCCGACGGCGGCGTGCGCAACGGCACCGAGTCCGACGGCGACCCGGATATGACCACGCTGGCCGAGGAGGACACCCGCCGCGACTTCGCCTTCGCCAGCGACGCCGTCGGCAGCCTGCGCTTCGCCGCCTCGGCGGCCCAGGCAGCGCTCCTCTGGGGCGGCCTGGGCCGCGAGGCCGACGCCCGCAGCCTGCTCGCCAGGGCCGTACGCGCCTGGAACTGGGCCGCCGCCCACGGCGCCGATCGCCAACCGGACGCGCTGGCCCTCGCGGCCGCGCAACTCTACCGCCTCACGGGCAAGCCCGTCTACCGCGACGCCTTCGAGCGCCATAGCGTCTTTGCCTCCCGACCGGACGCCGAGCTCGACGTGTGGCAGCAGTACGACCAGCGCGACGCCAGCTTCTGGTATGCGTTCTGCCGCAGACCCGTTGACCCGGAGCTCAAGCGCCGCATCCTGGCGGCCTTCCGACGCCGCATGGACGATTGGGAGCGCTGGGGCCAGACGGAGGCGTACCGGCGCCTGCGCAACCCGTGGGCCCCAAACACTTGGGGCACCGGCGGCCACCCGATCTGGCTCGTCGACGCGGTGGAGGCCGGCGTGCTGCTGCGCGACCCGGCCATTCGCTCCTGGATGGCGCTGACCTGCGATTGGGCGCTCGGCTGCAACCCGATGGGCACGGTCTTCACCACGCGCCTCGGGCAGCGCAGCATCCGCGAGCCGCTGCACATATTCAGCCGCTACTCGCCGGCCGGGCCGATCCCGGGCATTCAGAGCGAGGGGCCGAGCCCGCGCACGGGCGGCGAGCGCGCCACGTCGTCGATGTCGACCTGGATCGGCGCGATGCTCTACCCGGCGGGCGCGTGGCCGCCGCTGCAGACCTACTCGGACGTGGGGCTCGTCCCGGAGATGAACGAGGGCATCGTGTCCAACCAGATGAAGTCGGCGGTCGCCTATGCGGCCCTGCTGCCGGGCCGGCCCACGGCGCGGTCGGCGCGGTAG
- a CDS encoding M3 family oligoendopeptidase, with protein sequence MGTSRRAGWVALVAVCVAGARAQAPARSPAPLPADPARYRIDFARVFFPNAAAEQADRLRLLEDVAALQRLRGRVASSPTELLRALELSNRVQARLARHFICRHLHYLLDTSDARSEEAATSLAAEVGRRISFLEPELARIDSARLKAWTAREPRLGRHRFEVERARRRASHLLVARDEELLAGLGPLLTGWQAEMHQAVVDAGPPAGDAAAPSGRGEGAEDPSRALRRDMQAFSLARLARARNRLARLRGFADASEEALFDLRLRPDDVRRMLDRLAAASALNRRFERARAARRTPAVAQSYAEAAPRFTLPQAIGAVRRALAPLGADYGQELAALLDPANGRVDLAGGAHRASLATGWGFPGSQPAILYMPRFDGSYADVDTMAHEAGHAVHFQLMGRAGVLPAYVDGPGYFTETFGMLNQLLLADDLLRREADPARRRYYLERLLTWAVYPFAAAENAALELTIYRSAAAGEPLTPHALDALAREAGARFSDGSARRPGRWADLHQLWTNPLYVTNYLYASLLALASYEQYARDPVGFVPRYLALMRGGFDAPPDELLRRHLGVDLRDPAFVAGALRLLERRLAELERPPAGE encoded by the coding sequence ATGGGAACGAGCAGGCGAGCCGGATGGGTGGCCCTGGTCGCCGTCTGCGTGGCCGGCGCCCGTGCGCAGGCCCCCGCGCGCTCGCCCGCGCCGCTGCCCGCCGATCCTGCCCGCTACCGCATCGACTTCGCGCGCGTCTTCTTCCCCAACGCCGCGGCCGAGCAGGCCGATCGCCTGCGCCTTCTGGAGGACGTGGCCGCCCTCCAGCGCCTCCGCGGCCGCGTCGCCTCCTCGCCCACCGAGCTTCTGCGCGCCCTGGAGCTCTCCAATCGCGTCCAGGCCCGGCTGGCCCGCCACTTCATCTGCCGCCACTTGCACTACCTGCTCGACACCTCCGACGCCCGGAGCGAGGAGGCGGCGACGTCGCTCGCGGCGGAGGTGGGGCGACGCATCTCCTTCCTCGAGCCGGAGCTGGCGCGCATCGACTCGGCCCGACTGAAGGCCTGGACCGCCCGCGAGCCGCGCCTGGGCCGCCACCGCTTCGAGGTGGAGCGCGCGCGCCGGCGCGCCTCCCATCTGCTCGTCGCCCGAGACGAGGAGCTCCTGGCCGGCCTGGGGCCGCTCCTCACCGGCTGGCAAGCCGAGATGCATCAGGCCGTCGTCGACGCCGGCCCTCCCGCCGGTGACGCCGCCGCCCCCTCCGGCCGGGGCGAGGGCGCGGAGGACCCCTCCCGCGCGCTGCGGCGAGATATGCAGGCGTTCTCGCTGGCGCGCCTGGCGCGCGCCCGCAACCGGCTTGCCCGGCTGCGCGGCTTCGCCGACGCCTCCGAGGAGGCCCTGTTCGACCTGCGCCTGCGGCCGGATGACGTGCGGCGGATGCTCGACCGGCTCGCGGCCGCCTCCGCGCTGAACCGGCGCTTCGAGCGGGCGCGCGCCGCGCGGCGAACGCCGGCGGTAGCTCAGAGCTACGCGGAGGCCGCGCCGCGCTTCACCCTCCCGCAGGCCATCGGCGCCGTCCGCCGAGCGCTGGCTCCGCTCGGCGCCGACTACGGCCAGGAGCTCGCCGCGCTGCTGGACCCCGCCAACGGCCGCGTCGACCTGGCCGGCGGCGCCCACCGCGCGAGCCTGGCGACCGGCTGGGGCTTCCCGGGAAGCCAGCCGGCCATCCTCTACATGCCACGCTTCGACGGCTCCTACGCCGACGTCGACACCATGGCCCACGAGGCCGGTCACGCCGTCCACTTCCAGCTCATGGGCCGCGCCGGCGTGCTTCCCGCCTACGTCGACGGACCGGGCTACTTCACCGAGACCTTCGGCATGCTCAACCAGCTCCTGCTGGCGGACGACCTGCTGCGGCGCGAGGCGGACCCGGCGCGCCGCCGCTACTACCTGGAGCGCTTGCTCACGTGGGCCGTGTACCCCTTCGCCGCGGCGGAGAACGCAGCGCTCGAGCTCACCATCTATCGCAGCGCCGCGGCCGGCGAGCCGTTGACGCCCCATGCCCTGGACGCGCTGGCCCGCGAGGCCGGAGCACGCTTCTCGGACGGGTCGGCGCGTCGTCCGGGGCGCTGGGCGGACCTGCACCAGCTCTGGACGAACCCGCTCTACGTGACCAACTACCTCTACGCGAGCCTCCTGGCGCTGGCCTCCTACGAGCAGTACGCTCGCGACCCGGTGGGCTTCGTGCCCCGGTACCTGGCGCTAATGCGCGGGGGTTTCGACGCGCCGCCGGACGAGCTGTTGCGGCGCCACCTGGGCGTCGACCTGCGCGACCCGGCCTTCGTGGCGGGCGCGCTCCGGCTGCTGGAGCGCCGGCTGGCCGAGCTGGAGCGCCCGCCAGCCGGCGAGTGA
- a CDS encoding glycosyl hydrolase codes for MIRRDERLTPAALLPAIERMWTLSAERILGLEASWRPEDGAPVVTVSGRYTARGWTEWTQGFQFGSALLQFDATGDAAFLALGRERTLARMAPHITHMGVHDHGFSNVSTYGALRRLAREGRFEPPAGEAALYDLALRCSAAVQARRWTPTADGGGFIYSFNGPHSLFADTIRSLRSLALGHLLGHALLEERDRRVSLLGRLLAHARATARWSVYYGEGRDIYDVRGRVAHESLFDTLDGAYRCPSTQQGYSPFTTWTRGLAWIMLGYAEELELVASLPDADLEPEGGRLAVEADLLRPARAACDHYIETTPADGVPYWDTGAPGLAAMPGWADRPADPGNPHEPVDSSAAAIAAQGLLRLGRLLASTDPEAATRYTGAGLAIARTLLAAPYLCEQPIHQGMLLHSVYHRPNGWDYVPPGASAPRGEASQWGDYHLRELALLLGRIARSQPYYTFFGPA; via the coding sequence ATGATCCGCCGCGACGAGCGCCTTACGCCGGCCGCGCTCCTGCCCGCCATCGAGCGCATGTGGACCCTGTCGGCCGAGCGCATCCTCGGCCTGGAGGCATCCTGGCGCCCCGAGGACGGCGCGCCCGTTGTCACCGTCTCCGGCCGCTACACGGCTCGGGGCTGGACCGAGTGGACGCAGGGCTTCCAGTTCGGCTCGGCGCTGCTGCAGTTCGACGCGACCGGCGACGCCGCGTTTCTGGCCCTCGGCCGCGAGCGCACCCTGGCCCGCATGGCGCCCCATATCACGCACATGGGCGTCCACGATCACGGCTTCAGCAACGTCTCGACCTACGGCGCGCTCCGCCGTCTGGCCCGCGAGGGTCGGTTCGAGCCGCCCGCTGGCGAGGCGGCGCTGTACGACCTCGCCCTGAGGTGTAGCGCCGCCGTGCAGGCTCGGCGCTGGACCCCCACGGCGGACGGCGGCGGGTTCATCTACTCCTTCAATGGCCCCCACTCGCTCTTCGCCGACACCATCCGCTCGCTGCGCTCGCTCGCGCTCGGCCATCTGCTGGGCCACGCGCTGCTGGAGGAGCGGGACCGCCGCGTGTCGCTGCTCGGGCGCCTGCTCGCCCACGCCCGCGCCACGGCGCGCTGGTCCGTCTACTACGGCGAGGGGCGCGACATCTACGACGTGCGGGGCCGCGTGGCCCACGAGAGCCTCTTCGACACGCTCGACGGCGCCTACCGCTGCCCGTCCACGCAGCAAGGGTACTCGCCCTTCACCACGTGGACCCGTGGGCTGGCCTGGATCATGCTGGGCTACGCCGAGGAGTTGGAGCTCGTGGCCTCCCTCCCGGACGCCGATCTGGAGCCGGAGGGAGGGCGCCTCGCCGTGGAGGCCGACCTGCTGCGCCCCGCGCGCGCCGCGTGCGACCACTACATCGAGACGACGCCCGCCGACGGCGTGCCCTACTGGGACACGGGCGCGCCCGGCCTGGCCGCCATGCCTGGTTGGGCGGACCGCCCGGCGGACCCCGGCAATCCCCACGAGCCGGTCGACAGCTCGGCCGCCGCCATCGCGGCGCAGGGGCTGCTACGCCTTGGCCGCTTGCTCGCCAGCACGGACCCCGAGGCCGCAACCCGCTACACCGGCGCGGGCCTGGCCATCGCCCGCACGCTGCTCGCCGCCCCATACCTCTGCGAGCAGCCGATCCACCAGGGCATGCTGCTGCACTCGGTCTACCACCGCCCGAATGGATGGGACTACGTGCCACCCGGCGCGTCAGCGCCGCGCGGCGAGGCCAGCCAGTGGGGCGACTACCACCTGCGAGAGCTCGCGCTCCTGCTGGGCCGCATCGCGCGCTCACAGCCCTACTACACGTTCTTCGGGCCGGCGTAG